ATCCGCACTACTTTAAGTAACACGACAAATACTATTCACGGTAATTATAAAATTATCCGCCGGTTGATCAATGAAGCCGTAAGTGAAGAAATAATGCCTTTCGAAAAAAATCCATTCCTGCGATATAAAATGAAAACCGAGAAAACTACAATTGAATATTTAACGGATGAAGAATTGACGAAGATTGAAAAGGTTGTTTTGCTGGCCGGAACTAAAATGGATATTCACAGAGATATGTATGTTTTCGCTGCCTATACAGGTGGTATAAGAATATCAGATATTTTACAACTTCAATGGAAAAATTTCAATGGTATACATATTATAATACAGATACAGAAAACAGGCAGTCCTTTAAGCGTGAAGGTTCCAACAACCGGATTAAAGGTTCTTGAAAAATATAAAACCACTGAAACCAAACCGGACGATTTTATTTTTCCGATTTTTAGGAATGATCTTAATTATACTGATCCACATTATTTATTTAAAGCAATTTCCTCAGCAACCGCTTATACAAATAAAGATTTGAAAGAAATTG
This sequence is a window from Bacteroidota bacterium. Protein-coding genes within it:
- a CDS encoding integrase catalytic domain-containing protein; the protein is MINEAVSEEIMPFEKNPFLRYKMKTEKTTIEYLTDEELTKIEKVVLLAGTKMDIHRDMYVFAAYTGGIRISDILQLQWKNFNGIHIIIQIQKTGSPLSVKVPTTGLKVLEKYKTTETKPDDFIFPIFRNDLNYTDPHYLFKAISSATAYTNKDLKEIAIKAKITKRLHFHTSRHTFATRALRKGMRMEYASKIMGHSNLKTTQIYAKVVNEELDKAMDIFN